In the genome of Chloroflexota bacterium, the window CCCAGCTGGATGGCGCTATACCCATCGCGCTCCGGCGTGCGCACCTGAGTGACAAAACAAGGCCCAGCCTCAATGATGGTCACAGGCGTCACCGTGCCCGACTCATCAAAGATCTGGGTCATGCCTAGTTTTCTACCAAGGATGCCCTTCATACAGACCTCCACTCGGGACTGCCAGCCTGGGCAACGGCCGCACCATCCCCCTTTGGAGCCACCCGCCCAGCGGGTGTTGCCTCCTCTTGTCTCACCGCTCGCGCCGGTGAGGGATCATCACACCTTGATCTCGATATCCACCCCGGCCGGCAGGTTCAGACGAGTCAAGTTATCGATGGTTTTGGCTCCAGGATCCACGATCTCGATCAGACGCTTGTGCGTCCGAATCTCGAACTGTTCACGAGAGTCCTTATCAATGAACGGAGAGCGCATAACCGTGAAACGCTCGATCCTCGTTGGCAGCGGGATTGGGCCCACGACAGCAGCGCCGGTGCGCTCAGCTGTCTCCACAATCTCTCGCACAGACCTATCCAAAATCCGGTGATCATACGCCTTCAGCTTGATGCGAATGCGCTGCTTGGCCATACCGCCTCCACCCTCCGGGAGCCTAGGGGGCGGGCCTACCCGCC includes:
- the rpsJ gene encoding 30S ribosomal protein S10, which produces MAKQRIRIKLKAYDHRILDRSVREIVETAERTGAAVVGPIPLPTRIERFTVMRSPFIDKDSREQFEIRTHKRLIEIVDPGAKTIDNLTRLNLPAGVDIEIKV